The following are encoded in a window of Strigops habroptila isolate Jane chromosome 9, bStrHab1.2.pri, whole genome shotgun sequence genomic DNA:
- the LOC115613169 gene encoding lamin-L(III)-like isoform X2, translating into MAGPGPGPEAAMATALSSTPLSGGRSLDRAAASLLSPTRLSRLQEKEELQQLNDRLAAYIERVRALEAANSVLQQRVTEQEEGTDRELGTLRLRYEAELADARRALDDIAMERATLQVELGKIGEEHRQLHSRNSKKEADLNLAQARMRDLDAQLNAKEADLATALSANRSLENDLQELKDQVATLELSLQDTKKHLHSEMLRRVDLENHMKTLQEQMTFQKRLHEDELKETKRIHESRIAEIESGRRREFESKLSDALQGLRKQHEEQIQEYKEELERTFSAKMENMQLSAARSSDFANAAREELMETKLRADTLTSQINQYQSQNAALENRIRELQEMLDYDRDLNRRRLAEKEKEIVQVQQQAQTQLEEYENLLDVKLALDLEINAYRKMLEGEEQRLKLSPSPSSHSIATPATSQGRQVPHGKKRKIKARKRAHSTGFKTVQHASSSGNISIEEIDADGKFVRLRNNSDEDQLLHGWVLRRHLESVSDATYKFPSLFTLQAGQVVTIWGAAAGVSPGPSDLVWKSQKSWGSGDSIGVTLITDDGEELAERKIMQIPRGEESGEQDDDYEEVTGSEMEFPPRQNEDTSCSVM; encoded by the exons ATGGCGGGGCCTGGGCCCGGACCGGAGGCTGCTATGGCCACGGCTCTCTCCTCCACGCCGTTAAGCGGGGGCCGCTCTCTCGACCGTGCCGCCGCCTCGCTGCTAAGCCCGACGCGGCTAAGCCGGttgcaggagaaggaggagctgcagcagctcaacGACCGCCTGGCCGCCTACATCGAGCGGGTGCGGGCGCTGGAGGCCGCCAACTCGGTGCTGCAGCAGCGGGTGACCGAGCAGGAGGAGGGCACCGACCGGGAGCTGGGCACTCTGCGGCTCCGCTATGAGGCAGAGCTGGCCGACGCCCGCCGGGCGCTGGACGACATCGCCATGGAGCGGGCCACGCTGCAGGTGGAGCTGGGCAAGATCGGCGAGGAGCACCGGCAGTTGCACAGCAG GaattcaaagaaagaagctgatTTAAACCTGGCACAGGCTCGTATGAGAGATCTTGATGCTCAGCTGAATGCGAAGGAAGCTGACTTAGCAACAGCTTTGAGTGCGAACCGCAGTTTGGAGAATGACCTTCAGGAATTAAAGGATCAAGTAGCCACT CTGGAGCTGTCACTACAAGATACCAAAAAGCATCTCCACAGTGAAATGTTGAGGAGGGTGGACCTGGAAAATCACATGAAAACTCTGCAGGAACAAATGACATTCCAGAAGCGCCTTCATGAAGAT GAGCTCAAGGAGACAAAAAGAATCCATGAGAGCAGGATAGCAGAAATAGAATCCGGCCGTCGGAGAGAATTTGAGAGTAAGCTCTCAGATGCTCTGCAGGGGCTCAGAAAACAACATGAAGAGCAAATTCAAGAATACAAAGAGGAACTGGAGCGAACATTCAGTGCAAAA ATGGAGAATATGCAGCTATCTGCAGCAAGAAGTAGTGACTTTGCCAATGCTGCTCGGGAGGAGCTGATGGAAACAAAGCTGAGAGCTGATACTCTGACATCTCAAATTAATCAATATCAAAGCCAG AATGCTGCTTTGGAGAACAGAATAAGGGAGCTACAGGAGATGCTGGATTATGATCGTGATCTCAACCGGAGGCGTTTggctgaaaaagagaaagaaattgtaCAAGTCCAGCAGCAGGCACAAACACAGTTGGAAGAATATGAGAATCTCTTAGATGTGAAACTAGCTCTAGATCTGGAAATAAATGCCTACAGGAAGATGTTGGAAGGAGAGGAACAGAG GCTAAAGCTGTCGCCCAGTCCATCTTCACACAGCATTGCAACTCCAGCAACAAGTCAAGGGCGACAGGTCCcacatgggaagaaaaggaaaattaaagctAGGAAGAGAGCTCATAGTACTGGATTTAAGACTGTTCAGCATGCTTCATCTTCTGGAAATATATCTATTGAAGAAATTGATGCAGATGGGAAATTTGTCAGGCTTAGAAACAACTCTGATGAG GATCAGCTGCTACATGGATGGGTGTTAAGACGACATCTCGAAAGTGTGTCAGATGCAACATACAAATTTCCTTCACTGTTCACTCTTCAGGCAGGACAAGTAGTTACA ATCTGGGGTGCAGCTGCTGGTGTAAGCCCTGGTCCTAGTGATCTGGTCTGGAAGTCTCAGAAATCTTGGGGAAGTGGGGATAGTATTGGTGTTACACTCATCACAGATGATGGTGAG GAACTTGCAGAGAGGAAGATAATGCAGATACccagaggagaagaaagtggTGAGCAAGATGATGATTATGAAGAAGTAACTGGAAGTGAAATGGAGTTTCCACCTCGG
- the LOC115613169 gene encoding lamin-L(III)-like isoform X1, whose translation MAGPGPGPEAAMATALSSTPLSGGRSLDRAAASLLSPTRLSRLQEKEELQQLNDRLAAYIERVRALEAANSVLQQRVTEQEEGTDRELGTLRLRYEAELADARRALDDIAMERATLQVELGKIGEEHRQLHSRNSKKEADLNLAQARMRDLDAQLNAKEADLATALSANRSLENDLQELKDQVATLELSLQDTKKHLHSEMLRRVDLENHMKTLQEQMTFQKRLHEDELKETKRIHESRIAEIESGRRREFESKLSDALQGLRKQHEEQIQEYKEELERTFSAKMENMQLSAARSSDFANAAREELMETKLRADTLTSQINQYQSQNAALENRIRELQEMLDYDRDLNRRRLAEKEKEIVQVQQQAQTQLEEYENLLDVKLALDLEINAYRKMLEGEEQRLKLSPSPSSHSIATPATSQGRQVPHGKKRKIKARKRAHSTGFKTVQHASSSGNISIEEIDADGKFVRLRNNSDEDQLLHGWVLRRHLESVSDATYKFPSLFTLQAGQVVTIWGAAAGVSPGPSDLVWKSQKSWGSGDSIGVTLITDDGEELAERKIMQIPRGEESGEQDDDYEEVTGSEMEFPPRTKRRRKKKCCLVS comes from the exons ATGGCGGGGCCTGGGCCCGGACCGGAGGCTGCTATGGCCACGGCTCTCTCCTCCACGCCGTTAAGCGGGGGCCGCTCTCTCGACCGTGCCGCCGCCTCGCTGCTAAGCCCGACGCGGCTAAGCCGGttgcaggagaaggaggagctgcagcagctcaacGACCGCCTGGCCGCCTACATCGAGCGGGTGCGGGCGCTGGAGGCCGCCAACTCGGTGCTGCAGCAGCGGGTGACCGAGCAGGAGGAGGGCACCGACCGGGAGCTGGGCACTCTGCGGCTCCGCTATGAGGCAGAGCTGGCCGACGCCCGCCGGGCGCTGGACGACATCGCCATGGAGCGGGCCACGCTGCAGGTGGAGCTGGGCAAGATCGGCGAGGAGCACCGGCAGTTGCACAGCAG GaattcaaagaaagaagctgatTTAAACCTGGCACAGGCTCGTATGAGAGATCTTGATGCTCAGCTGAATGCGAAGGAAGCTGACTTAGCAACAGCTTTGAGTGCGAACCGCAGTTTGGAGAATGACCTTCAGGAATTAAAGGATCAAGTAGCCACT CTGGAGCTGTCACTACAAGATACCAAAAAGCATCTCCACAGTGAAATGTTGAGGAGGGTGGACCTGGAAAATCACATGAAAACTCTGCAGGAACAAATGACATTCCAGAAGCGCCTTCATGAAGAT GAGCTCAAGGAGACAAAAAGAATCCATGAGAGCAGGATAGCAGAAATAGAATCCGGCCGTCGGAGAGAATTTGAGAGTAAGCTCTCAGATGCTCTGCAGGGGCTCAGAAAACAACATGAAGAGCAAATTCAAGAATACAAAGAGGAACTGGAGCGAACATTCAGTGCAAAA ATGGAGAATATGCAGCTATCTGCAGCAAGAAGTAGTGACTTTGCCAATGCTGCTCGGGAGGAGCTGATGGAAACAAAGCTGAGAGCTGATACTCTGACATCTCAAATTAATCAATATCAAAGCCAG AATGCTGCTTTGGAGAACAGAATAAGGGAGCTACAGGAGATGCTGGATTATGATCGTGATCTCAACCGGAGGCGTTTggctgaaaaagagaaagaaattgtaCAAGTCCAGCAGCAGGCACAAACACAGTTGGAAGAATATGAGAATCTCTTAGATGTGAAACTAGCTCTAGATCTGGAAATAAATGCCTACAGGAAGATGTTGGAAGGAGAGGAACAGAG GCTAAAGCTGTCGCCCAGTCCATCTTCACACAGCATTGCAACTCCAGCAACAAGTCAAGGGCGACAGGTCCcacatgggaagaaaaggaaaattaaagctAGGAAGAGAGCTCATAGTACTGGATTTAAGACTGTTCAGCATGCTTCATCTTCTGGAAATATATCTATTGAAGAAATTGATGCAGATGGGAAATTTGTCAGGCTTAGAAACAACTCTGATGAG GATCAGCTGCTACATGGATGGGTGTTAAGACGACATCTCGAAAGTGTGTCAGATGCAACATACAAATTTCCTTCACTGTTCACTCTTCAGGCAGGACAAGTAGTTACA ATCTGGGGTGCAGCTGCTGGTGTAAGCCCTGGTCCTAGTGATCTGGTCTGGAAGTCTCAGAAATCTTGGGGAAGTGGGGATAGTATTGGTGTTACACTCATCACAGATGATGGTGAG GAACTTGCAGAGAGGAAGATAATGCAGATACccagaggagaagaaagtggTGAGCAAGATGATGATTATGAAGAAGTAACTGGAAGTGAAATGGAGTTTCCACCTCGG accaaaagaagaagaaaaaagaaatgttgtttgGTTTCATGA